Below is a window of Finegoldia magna ATCC 29328 DNA.
AGAACAAAATAGCTAAAACGATTAAAATCGCTGTACCATAACCCACAAATTTAACATCAGACATATTTTCGTAGGTTGCTTTGTAAATCTTTTCAAAAAATCCTGTTTTTTTATTATCTTGCATTTAATACCCCCTTATTTCTTAGTCATTCTTTTAGGGAAATCTACAGATATATTTGTTTTGCCATCTTCTTCATTTACACTAAAAATAGCACTGTATTTTTCGCCTTTTTTACTCTTTAATCCTTTTACCATAACCCCTGAAGACGAACATAATTGCTTTACAAAATCATCTGTTATTGATTTTTCTTTAATACCGAAACTTTCGAAATATTTATTTTTCTTCCATATCTCAAAACTACAATCTTCATTTTCGCAATCGTATTTCAACCCTTGATTTAAGACCTTTTTGCCACAGAAAGGGCAATCGCAAACTTCTATTCTTAAATCATCCAAATCTTTTACCCTATCTATTTCATTTAATATATATTTTTCTATGAAATTTAAGAAGGTTTCTTGTTCTATATTACCTAATCTTACTTCTTCTAATTTTTCTTCAAGTGCAGCAGTTAAACCAACAGTTTTTATTTGTTTTGATAAAAGTTTGTACAACAATCTTGCTATTGGAGTTGATGTTAATGTCTTTTTACTTCTTTCTATATACTTGTATTCAACAAGTTTTTCTATTATTGAATCTCTAGTTGCAGGAGTTCCAATTCCTCCTTTGTATTTTTCGTCAATGTCTTTCAGATTTTCCATAGATGATACAATTGTTGCATCCGTAAATCTTGGTTTAGGCTTAGTTTTTGTTTTCTTAATTTCAAGATCACATTGGAAGTTTTGACCTTTGTTTAAATCCAAATTATCATTGTATTGTAATTTATTGTATTGAATTTTATTAAAACCTTCTTGTGTAGATTTTCGTTTTTTTCCAGAAAACTCATCATTAAGCTGAATATCTTGTTCTATATATTCGAAATCTTTCATTGTGGCTTCAATCATTCTTCTAGAAATTAAATCGTAAATATTTCTTTCATCTTTAGACAAATTGTCAATTTCTTTTGTTTTAGTATTTACAATTATAATTGCATAGTGTGCATCTTTTTGTGCTTTCTCATCATTAATACACTTTTTAGCCCCTTCGATATCATCTTTTTCTATAAACCACGCTAAGTATAAATTCTTTAGTGTTTCAGAGAACGATTCTTCTAAGTCTGCCGGTAAATATTCCATATTACTTCTCGGATATGATGTTATCCCTTTTAAGTACAAACTTTCTAAAATATTTAATGTTTGTTTCAAAGTATATCCATATTCAACATTGGCTTGTTGTTGCAAAGTAGATAATTTAAATAATTTAGGTGCTTTTTTCTTTTTCTTTTCTTCTACTATATCTACTACTGTAAAGTCTTTTAAATCTTTAAATCTATCACACTCTTCAGGAGTATCGAACTTTCTTTTAAATTGAAATCCGTTATACTCTCCAACGAGGTTATATATATCACTTTCTTCGAAGTTTTCTATCTCTAAATCTCTTTCTATGATTAAACATAAAGTAGGTGTCATTACACGACCTATTACAAACTTTCTGAAAAATTTAAACATATACAATCTTGATAAGTTCATACCTATTAGCCAGTCTGCCTTACTTCTTGAATCTGCCTCTAGGTAATATCCGTCATACTCTTTTATGTCTTTTCTTTCCTCTAAAGCTTTTAAAAGTCCGTCTTTATTCGTTGTATTACACCACATACGAGTAACCTTTGTTTTGTTCTCGTCTATATCTAAGTGATTATATAGAAGTCTAAATATTAACTCTCCTTCTCTTTCAGCATCGCAAGAGTTAATTATTTCATCGTATTTATTACTTTTTATTAAATCTTCAATTTTTTTAAATTGATCTTTATTACCTGTTAGTTTATATTGGTATTTATTTGGAATCATAGGTAAATCATCTATACTACTATCAGCCCATTTTTTATCCCATCCTTGATTTTCGTATTCATTCGGCTCTTTTAAGCCAAATAAATGACCCCAAGTCCATGTTACATGACAATCTAAAACATCATAATAGCCATCTTCCGGTGTAAATTTACCAATAGAATCCGCTATTTTCTGTGCCATGTCTTTTTTTTCTGCTATTATTAATTTCAATTTGTTCTCCTATTATTGCGGCGTTTCTACATTAAACGAATCATCTTCAATTTGTTCTTCGCCATCAGTCTTTTGTTCTACTGTCTTTTTATTCGATTCAGTTTCTATCGAATTATTTTGATATCCTGTTTGGTTTTCTAATACCAGATTGGTTCCTTTCTCTACTATAACTACATCATTTTTCCCTAATGTAATTAACTCGTTTGAATTTTCCATATCAAAAGAATCTGTTGGTACATCTGGAATTATCGGGTATATTAATACTCCTTTAATATTTCCTTCTACTTTATACGATCCAGCTTTTACATTGCCTTCTCCTACACGATATACACCAGCTTTGATATTATTAGGATTACTAGGCTTAAACTTTAGTTTTTCTATCTTAAAGCCATCAACCTCAATTAAATCACCGTTTTCAACCTTTAATATCGTATCGTGTTTGTATACTTTAGTTATATTACCAGCTGGTTTATTAACTTTAACAATAGGTTTTTCTATTAGTCTTTTTAAGTAAATATCGCCTTGCTCTATATCTTTACCAACCTCGATATATTTATATGTGCTTTTTACGGGTGTTGTCTTTATTCGAGTTGCAAAAGCTGTATTATCAAGGTTCATGGATAACTTTTCTTCCGGTATTTTAACCAATTCTCCACTACCAATATATTTAGTTGGAAGTTCTACCTTTTTATCCTTGTTACAACTTGTCATTATTAATATTAGTGCTATGACAGATACTGCCATTAGCTTTTTATTCTTCGTCATACTAACCAAACAAGGAAATCCCGACTTCAGTCGTGGTTAGGATTTTCCTAATCCTTGTTTATCTCCTTTCTACTAATACTGTTTTCCTCGGCTCTATAAATTCTAATTTCTTACACGATATAGAACCCTTATTTACCTTGTTTCCAGACAAATCCCTAATATGGAATTGTCCTGAACTTCTTCTTCCAAATATAAAATATTCTTTATCTTGATATTTCACTCTATCAAATAACCTAAAGCCTTTAACTAAATACGAGGCTTGGTTATTTTTCTTTATACCGCCTTTAAGATAATTTGCTTTGTGTATTTGTCTATTATGGCATCTAACTTTCTTAAAATAAAAAGTAGTGTCTGATAGCTTAGCACTAAGATTATTTGCTATACAAAAGGCATCAATTTTATGTTCTTTAGGTAGGTTATTTTCTATCCTTTTATTCTTAGTTAAATATCCATAAGTTAAACTCACATCATCATATATCTCTTTTAACCTGTTGTATAAAGCCCAACGCATAATACCCATAAAAGCTGAATCTTTTAAAGACTTTCCTCTCTTGATATTAAGCTTAATCTTTCCTTTATGATAAGCATTATGACAACTCTCACATAGAGTAATTAAGTTGTTAGGACTATTACCTCCGGTTTGTCTTGATTCAATATGATGAACATTTAATATAGGGTCTTTGCTCTTTCCCTTACAATGTTGGCAAGTATGGTTATCTCTAAACAATACATATTCTCGTATATTCCAAAATCCTAATTGTTCGCCTTGTTGATATTCAACACCCGATATATCGGGGTTTTTAATCTTTTGCATATCAAAACTTGCAACCTCTACAATAATCTTTTTGATTGGAATAATACTACATACATCAGATATTATCTTTAAGTGACTATTAACCTTGTGTCTAATACTAGGTGCAAGCCAACCTTTTTTCTTTGATGATACTCTGTTATTAAAACGAGCTTTTCTGTGTCTTAGTCTATTTCTTCTAGTTCTTCTGCACTCACGTCTTGACGATAGTTTTTTAACTATATCATTACGCAGTTCATACTCTGCTGAAAATATTTCTTTGTTTTCAGTAGAAGCCGATAAACCTATATACTTAGATCCAGAATCAACTCCCAAAGTTATATCTTGAACATTATTATCTGTTCTATACAGTAGTTTTATTGTGAATGGTGTTCTTTTTACTACATTAGCTTTCTTATTCCTTAATAGCCTTCTTACCTTACCAAACCTTGTGGTTGGCATTAAGGGTTTATTATCAATATTTAAGACATATACAACCATAAGGTTCTCCTTTCAAAAATTAATCTTATGTTTAAAGCTATAAGCCAGCACATAAGAGCTGTAATGTTACCTTCGACAATGTTATCTTGTAGTTTTGTATATGCAACACCGACCACAACCCCTTAGGTCTTTTAATCACATATCTTAGAGCAAGGAACTAGGTAAAACATTCCTTGGTAACTATATATTTACAAGTAACGTAGCACATAACATAAGTGCTTAGTCTAATCAACTAGGGCTGTTTGTTAAGACAAGCCCCGACTTTAGTCGTGGGGTAATTGACTTGAAAAATCTCCTACCATTTCAAATACATTATCAATCGTCTTGCATTTATTTAACACACATTCCGCTATTAATATTTGTAAATCATTTTCTGCTTGCTTTAAATCTTTTTTTGCTTGGTCTAAATCACTTTGTTTCTTCTCAACAATATTTTTCTTTTTCTCTATTCTTTTTTCTTGATTTTCAATTTTTGTTCTAAAATCCATAAAATCCTCCTCATTATCTTTTACCTATCCTTGTTATACCCACAAAACGAAGATGTTTTGAAAATAAAAAAATGTTATTTGTAGATTAATAACATGTATTGTATCTACAAATAACATTCGGTTTGTGTTTAGTATTTTCCCTATTATATAGCCCTTATATCCCTAATTCTTTTTTAACTTCATCATCATTATAAAATCTCACATTTTCTTTGTTCATAAGATAGTCTTGAACAATCTTTTCGCCGTATTCCTGCTCAATTTTTTCTAATAGCGATTCTCTTATCCAATTTGATAAAGACATGTTTTTTTCTTTCGAAACATTTGTGAAAAGCTCCTTATCAGACTCGCTTAACCTGATAGTTATAGTAGTCATAAAATCACTCCTTTGTTGTGTTGCATTATCAAAATATCTACAATTGGCGAGTAGTAATATTTCTAATGTGTTCTCTATTGCTGATATTTAGCTTATTTTCTTCAATCAGTTCTACAATCTTTTTTAAATCATTTGGATTTAGAATTTCTTTATCCGAAAGTTCTTTAATATTTCTAGAAACTTGTGACATCTTGCAGATAACAGAATTTTTGGTTTTAACCTTTACTTTGGCATCTGGAGAAAATGCAACAACAGAAAAATATCTCATGTTTGGATAATACTTCCTCAAAATTGATTTAACAGCTTGCATATGTGCGTAATTTTGTAAAACAGGATTCATAAAATCATTTCTTATTCCATGGATATTTTGAATCCACCTCTTGCCATACTCAGAACCACAAATCAATCCTTTGTAATTTTTTGTTTCAATAGAAAAAATACCATAAGTTGAGATAACGAGATGATCGATTTGCGTAGAATAAGTATTTCCACCCGAATTTTCTAATACTAGATTATTTATAACGCTGTATTTATTCTTATCAAGACTACTTAATTCCATCTTAACCATAGCCTCTCCCATGTACCCCTTGATCCTTGGCCACAAGCTTTTCAAGACTAGGCAAAGTACAAAAAATATTCCAAATGAAATATACAAATCTCGCATATATCCTCCCGTATCTCTTATTCTTTATTAGAATTGTTTAGATTTTTCAACTTTTCTATAAATCTTTTCAATGCTAACTTGATCTACACCTCTTTTTTCAGCAACTGTTTGACAAGCGTTCATTACTCTAATACTATAAGTTCCACCGTCACTTACCGACTCTTCAAGTGTTTGGCTTTTCAAATCATCTGAACTAACAACAGGGGTAGTTCTTTCTATCTCGTCTTCTACTTCGTAGTATATTTTCTTATCCAAATCTGTTATATCTTCTACTCCACCTTTAAACCTCATATCTAGAATATAGTCCATTCCTCTACCCATGAAGTTTTCTGAACCACCTTCTAAATAATTAGCGAAAGCTATCGTTCCGTAGAATTTATCTACATCCCTTTTGTCATCATAGAAATAGAAATTAACAGGTTTATTTTTTAATTTTTTCTTTTCTAAAATATCATCGCAAATTCTTCTTAAATCTTTTTCATCCTTTTTATCAGTCAATATATAGAATTCAGTTAGTTTATACTCGTAAAAAACATCTTTATTAGGTTTGTTTTCATCTTCAACCTTTACCTCATCTATTTTATTTCTTTGATCTTCCTCAAGCTTCTTTACTATTGTATACGACAAAGATTCAACCTTTTCTTCCTTTTGTTCTTCTGTTTGTGGAAGGTCTTGTTCTGGTGGTAAGTATGTTGTTTGTCTATATTTAAATAGAACAGCAAAGTTTAACACCAAAGATATAACTATAGCACCTATAATTATAAATCTATTAACTTTGAACACATCAAAATCAACATTATTTTCATAATATTTAATAAAAGTTATTACATATGGAACAGCTAGTATTAATACGTTACACGAGATAACAATCTTTAATATACTTATTACACTTACCATATATGTTGGACTTAAGTACAAAATCTTATATGAAAGAAATGACACTATAATAGACAAAGCTACATACAATAGTATCGGTGATCCATATTTAAATATTTTAGCATTTTCATCCTTTTGTAATTTAAATATACTTATAGAAAGAGTAATATATATTACAGAAAATATACTTACAATTACTGCTGCTGCTATTAGCGATTTTAACATTTATCTACCTCTTTTCCTTCTTTTTCTTTCATCTCAATATAATATTTCTCCAAATTATCTAATGACATTTCTTTAG
It encodes the following:
- the relB gene encoding type II toxin-antitoxin system RelB family antitoxin produces the protein MTTITIRLSESDKELFTNVSKEKNMSLSNWIRESLLEKIEQEYGEKIVQDYLMNKENVRFYNDDEVKKELGI
- a CDS encoding DNA topoisomerase: MKLIIAEKKDMAQKIADSIGKFTPEDGYYDVLDCHVTWTWGHLFGLKEPNEYENQGWDKKWADSSIDDLPMIPNKYQYKLTGNKDQFKKIEDLIKSNKYDEIINSCDAEREGELIFRLLYNHLDIDENKTKVTRMWCNTTNKDGLLKALEERKDIKEYDGYYLEADSRSKADWLIGMNLSRLYMFKFFRKFVIGRVMTPTLCLIIERDLEIENFEESDIYNLVGEYNGFQFKRKFDTPEECDRFKDLKDFTVVDIVEEKKKKKAPKLFKLSTLQQQANVEYGYTLKQTLNILESLYLKGITSYPRSNMEYLPADLEESFSETLKNLYLAWFIEKDDIEGAKKCINDEKAQKDAHYAIIIVNTKTKEIDNLSKDERNIYDLISRRMIEATMKDFEYIEQDIQLNDEFSGKKRKSTQEGFNKIQYNKLQYNDNLDLNKGQNFQCDLEIKKTKTKPKPRFTDATIVSSMENLKDIDEKYKGGIGTPATRDSIIEKLVEYKYIERSKKTLTSTPIARLLYKLLSKQIKTVGLTAALEEKLEEVRLGNIEQETFLNFIEKYILNEIDRVKDLDDLRIEVCDCPFCGKKVLNQGLKYDCENEDCSFEIWKKNKYFESFGIKEKSITDDFVKQLCSSSGVMVKGLKSKKGEKYSAIFSVNEEDGKTNISVDFPKRMTKK
- the iscB gene encoding RNA-guided endonuclease IscB; this encodes MVVYVLNIDNKPLMPTTRFGKVRRLLRNKKANVVKRTPFTIKLLYRTDNNVQDITLGVDSGSKYIGLSASTENKEIFSAEYELRNDIVKKLSSRRECRRTRRNRLRHRKARFNNRVSSKKKGWLAPSIRHKVNSHLKIISDVCSIIPIKKIIVEVASFDMQKIKNPDISGVEYQQGEQLGFWNIREYVLFRDNHTCQHCKGKSKDPILNVHHIESRQTGGNSPNNLITLCESCHNAYHKGKIKLNIKRGKSLKDSAFMGIMRWALYNRLKEIYDDVSLTYGYLTKNKRIENNLPKEHKIDAFCIANNLSAKLSDTTFYFKKVRCHNRQIHKANYLKGGIKKNNQASYLVKGFRLFDRVKYQDKEYFIFGRRSSGQFHIRDLSGNKVNKGSISCKKLEFIEPRKTVLVERR
- a CDS encoding nuclease-related domain-containing protein; translation: MRDLYISFGIFFVLCLVLKSLWPRIKGYMGEAMVKMELSSLDKNKYSVINNLVLENSGGNTYSTQIDHLVISTYGIFSIETKNYKGLICGSEYGKRWIQNIHGIRNDFMNPVLQNYAHMQAVKSILRKYYPNMRYFSVVAFSPDAKVKVKTKNSVICKMSQVSRNIKELSDKEILNPNDLKKIVELIEENKLNISNREHIRNITTRQL